A stretch of the Arthrobacter sp. PAMC 25486 genome encodes the following:
- a CDS encoding glycosyltransferase — protein sequence MPLDIFIPYWGDPGYMKETVNSVLAQTSDDWRLTVVDDAYHDLEIQRFIAGLDDERIKYIRKETNGGITANYRTCVSLATEEVMVILGCDDVLLPNYVETISAAHNRFPSAAIIQPGVQVIDENSTVVKTFVDVVKQKVVRPHGNGAQLVSGESIAANLMHGDWLYWPALAFRTDRMQAVDFRDGFPIIQDLALIMDMIYAGDQLLIEPTVCFSYRRHSESASSSKLIDGSRFVGERDYFAVAAAQARELGWTKAERAAKLRITSRAHALALVPKALLARDGKAAKTLTRHVFGS from the coding sequence ATGCCCTTGGACATTTTCATTCCATACTGGGGAGATCCCGGTTATATGAAGGAAACCGTCAACAGCGTTCTGGCACAGACCAGCGACGACTGGCGCCTGACGGTCGTGGATGACGCCTACCATGATCTAGAGATTCAACGCTTCATTGCAGGCCTCGACGATGAGCGCATCAAGTACATTCGAAAGGAGACCAACGGCGGTATTACCGCGAACTACCGCACGTGCGTCTCACTGGCCACCGAAGAAGTCATGGTTATTCTGGGCTGTGACGATGTCCTGCTGCCCAACTATGTTGAGACGATTTCGGCAGCGCATAATCGTTTCCCTTCAGCGGCCATCATCCAGCCTGGCGTCCAGGTCATCGATGAGAACAGCACCGTGGTCAAGACGTTTGTTGACGTGGTCAAGCAGAAGGTCGTGCGTCCTCACGGCAACGGCGCGCAGCTGGTGTCCGGGGAGTCGATTGCCGCCAACCTGATGCATGGCGACTGGTTGTACTGGCCTGCCTTGGCTTTCCGCACCGACCGCATGCAGGCGGTGGACTTCCGTGACGGCTTCCCCATCATCCAGGACCTGGCACTGATCATGGACATGATTTATGCCGGCGACCAGCTCCTGATTGAGCCGACCGTGTGCTTCTCCTACCGCCGTCATTCTGAAAGCGCCTCGTCGTCGAAGTTGATCGACGGCTCACGCTTTGTTGGCGAACGTGACTATTTCGCCGTCGCCGCTGCCCAGGCACGTGAGCTGGGATGGACCAAGGCCGAACGTGCCGCGAAGCTGCGCATCACCTCGCGTGCCCACGCCCTGGCACTGGTGCCCAAGGCGCTCCTGGCTCGTGACGGCAAGGCAGCCAAGACCCTGACCCGCCACGTCTTCGGGTCCTAG
- a CDS encoding DUF2304 domain-containing protein, with translation MSVLAAFILSLVILFLVFDMLRRKKIREKYAALWLLVGVSMLVLAAFPRLLEIIAHTLNVQVPSNLLFALSIVLALGVCLHLSWEISVVEDETRILAEESAILRAQLATLETRLDALTSEPRPSRAEQTPPNDE, from the coding sequence ATGTCGGTTCTTGCTGCGTTTATCCTTTCCCTCGTAATCCTGTTCCTTGTCTTCGATATGCTTCGCCGGAAGAAAATTCGGGAGAAGTACGCCGCCTTGTGGCTGCTTGTCGGCGTTTCCATGCTGGTGCTGGCTGCATTCCCGCGCCTGCTGGAAATAATCGCCCACACGCTCAACGTGCAAGTGCCTTCAAACCTCCTGTTCGCGCTCAGCATTGTCCTGGCCTTGGGTGTTTGCCTTCACCTGTCCTGGGAAATCTCAGTCGTTGAGGATGAAACCCGGATTCTGGCTGAGGAATCCGCCATCTTACGGGCACAGCTTGCCACGCTTGAAACTAGACTTGATGCCCTGACCAGTGAACCCCGCCCCTCACGGGCCGAGCAAACGCCACCCAACGACGAATAG
- a CDS encoding NAD(P)-dependent oxidoreductase: MQNSPESRTETVLITGGAGFIGCAISESLLESFKRVVVVDNLHPQIHESGERPAALAEGVELIVGDITDAATWDRVLPEVKPDVVIHLAAETGTGQSLEEATRHTHVNVVGTSQLLDGFIRNKALPRRIVLTSSRAVYGEGAWRTTDGALFYPGQRTSETLDRSEWDFPGAEPTAMNAAEVFPAPVSVYGATKLAQENILLAWAKSYGVESAILRLQNVYGPGQSLINPYTGIMSLFCRMAMGGRSIPLYEDGQVRRDFILIDDIASAVVAAATSEKTPSTPLDIGSGEFQTIGTAAQTIAARYGAPAPHVTGQYRQGDVRHAWADISAARDVLGWEPRYNLAQGIALLADWIDVQPDVKPA, encoded by the coding sequence ATGCAGAACTCCCCCGAATCACGGACCGAAACGGTCCTCATCACCGGCGGTGCAGGATTCATCGGATGCGCCATATCTGAGTCCCTGCTCGAATCCTTCAAGAGGGTTGTGGTGGTTGACAATCTGCACCCGCAGATTCACGAATCTGGTGAACGGCCGGCCGCTCTGGCAGAAGGCGTTGAATTAATCGTCGGCGACATCACTGACGCCGCAACCTGGGACCGCGTCCTCCCGGAGGTCAAGCCGGATGTGGTGATCCACCTGGCCGCCGAAACGGGTACCGGCCAGTCCCTGGAGGAAGCAACCCGCCATACGCACGTCAATGTTGTGGGCACTTCGCAGCTTCTTGACGGCTTCATCCGCAACAAGGCCCTCCCCCGGCGCATTGTCTTGACCTCGAGCCGTGCGGTGTATGGTGAGGGCGCGTGGCGCACCACGGACGGCGCGCTGTTCTACCCAGGCCAGCGGACCAGTGAAACCCTTGACCGCTCCGAGTGGGACTTTCCCGGCGCCGAACCGACAGCCATGAACGCTGCCGAGGTGTTCCCGGCGCCGGTGAGCGTCTACGGCGCAACGAAATTGGCTCAGGAGAACATTCTGCTGGCGTGGGCAAAGTCCTACGGCGTCGAGAGCGCCATCCTGCGCCTGCAGAACGTATATGGCCCCGGCCAGTCCCTCATCAACCCGTACACGGGCATCATGAGCCTGTTCTGCCGCATGGCCATGGGCGGACGCTCCATCCCACTGTACGAAGACGGCCAGGTTCGCCGCGACTTCATCTTGATCGACGACATCGCATCGGCCGTGGTGGCGGCAGCCACCTCGGAAAAGACACCCTCCACCCCCCTTGACATCGGCTCAGGGGAATTCCAAACCATCGGCACGGCAGCGCAGACCATTGCCGCCCGATACGGTGCCCCTGCCCCGCATGTCACCGGACAGTACCGCCAAGGCGATGTCCGCCACGCCTGGGCCGACATCTCGGCAGCACGCGATGTTCTGGGCTGGGAGCCGCGCTACAACCTCGCACAGGGAATCGCACTGCTGGCTGACTGGATTGATGTCCAGCCCGACGTAAAGCCCGCATAG
- a CDS encoding glycosyltransferase family 2 protein produces the protein MTPPLPQRVLVIMPAWNEGLAVGNTVREVLARPEGYDILVVNDGSSDNTATVAADAGATVLHLPFNLGVGGAMRAGFKYASRHNYDAAIQVDADGQHDPKDIAVVLGGLADADISIGARFADKGNYTVSGPRKWAMVFLAKTISRLAGTRLTDVTSGFRAANTRGIAQYLDHYPAEYLGDTIDSLVVAIRSGCTVTQVPVEMRVRQAGTPSHNPAKAALYLGRSIFAFLFALTRKPSTLVHAETEVG, from the coding sequence ATGACCCCACCACTCCCACAACGCGTTCTCGTCATCATGCCGGCGTGGAACGAGGGTCTAGCTGTCGGCAATACCGTGCGGGAAGTCCTGGCCCGGCCTGAAGGATACGACATTTTGGTCGTCAACGACGGCTCCTCCGACAACACCGCCACCGTCGCTGCTGATGCCGGCGCAACCGTTTTGCACCTGCCATTCAATCTAGGTGTTGGCGGCGCCATGCGCGCCGGGTTCAAATATGCCAGCCGCCACAACTACGACGCCGCCATTCAGGTTGATGCGGACGGCCAGCATGATCCTAAGGACATTGCGGTTGTTTTGGGCGGGCTTGCCGATGCGGACATCTCCATCGGCGCCCGCTTCGCCGACAAGGGAAATTACACCGTCAGCGGCCCCCGAAAGTGGGCCATGGTTTTCCTGGCGAAGACCATCTCAAGGCTTGCCGGCACCCGTCTGACCGACGTGACCTCGGGATTTCGTGCCGCCAACACCCGCGGCATCGCCCAATACCTTGACCATTACCCCGCCGAGTACCTTGGCGACACCATCGACTCCCTCGTGGTGGCCATCCGTTCCGGCTGCACGGTGACCCAGGTCCCCGTTGAAATGCGTGTCCGCCAGGCTGGCACACCCAGCCACAATCCTGCAAAGGCTGCCCTGTACTTGGGCAGGAGCATCTTCGCCTTCCTCTTTGCACTGACAAGGAAACCATCCACCTTGGTCCATGCCGAAACTGAAGTGGGGTGA
- a CDS encoding acyltransferase family protein, with amino-acid sequence MTHGITLPPQAGQRAADGPPPVPQNTERKYLPEVQGLRALAVLMVVAYHVWFGRISGGVDIFLLISAFLLTGQFTRKLEAGRALELLKYWVHLFKRLLPMITVTLLATLGATRLFLPELRWEGIFSQSWASLFYYQNWFLAGESVDYYAAQHSVASPLQHFWSLSIQGQIFILWPLLFAFAALVARVARLRIRTVLIALFGSLFAVSFTFSVITTANNQAFAYFDTRTRLWEFALGSLLALLLPYLKFGRGLRIVLGWLGLVAMLACGIVLQVDQQFPGYMALWPTLAAAAIIVAGFTGSRIGADRLLSWQPLVKLGDSSYALYLFHWPVLVVYLVASGNEQAGLVPGLLIVLGSVAAAAIATKYIDTPIRRSPWIEVKRRRALGVILVCVTLVAVPLAGWQTQVKNANEAAMTLAAQNSPGAASLLPGYVDGADPRAPLMPTQASLPDDWPVFVGGKCRSDGKELLNICRNSIEDGDKHVVVLGSSHAHVLNTPILDMAERNHWSVTSITKGYCPLGDDLETGISESCADFNRDTMAEVLAMAPDLVVTTSTRTNVLWEEPELLDDSWLNAMVTLNSAGIDVVAVRDTPRIPQKVPECLVETPGNYLACGAKRIDLYSEVPPTDEIAWMLPRTTFLDFTDYFCDDTNCPAVIGNVIVYKDDNHVTRSYMNTLTPMFEREFQDATGWDMLLAPMR; translated from the coding sequence ATGACTCACGGCATCACACTGCCGCCACAAGCCGGGCAACGAGCCGCCGATGGGCCGCCGCCGGTGCCACAAAACACAGAACGCAAATACCTTCCGGAAGTACAGGGCCTGAGAGCCCTTGCCGTACTCATGGTTGTGGCTTACCACGTCTGGTTTGGCCGCATTTCCGGCGGCGTGGACATTTTCCTGCTCATTTCTGCCTTCCTGCTGACAGGCCAGTTCACCCGAAAATTGGAGGCTGGACGCGCACTTGAGTTGTTGAAGTACTGGGTGCACCTGTTCAAGCGCCTGCTGCCCATGATCACGGTGACGTTGCTCGCCACGCTCGGGGCAACCCGGCTGTTCCTACCGGAATTGCGGTGGGAGGGCATCTTTAGCCAAAGTTGGGCCTCGCTCTTTTACTACCAGAACTGGTTCCTTGCCGGCGAATCGGTGGACTACTACGCTGCGCAGCACAGCGTGGCCAGTCCCTTGCAGCACTTCTGGTCACTGTCCATCCAGGGCCAGATCTTCATTTTGTGGCCGCTCCTCTTTGCCTTCGCCGCCCTGGTCGCCCGAGTGGCCCGGTTGCGAATCCGTACCGTGCTGATCGCCTTGTTTGGCTCGTTGTTTGCCGTGTCCTTCACGTTCTCTGTCATCACCACTGCGAACAACCAGGCATTTGCCTACTTTGACACCCGCACACGCCTGTGGGAGTTTGCGCTGGGCTCCCTCCTTGCCTTGCTGCTGCCCTACCTGAAGTTTGGTCGTGGCCTCCGCATCGTCCTGGGCTGGCTGGGGCTTGTTGCGATGCTCGCCTGCGGCATCGTACTCCAAGTGGACCAGCAATTTCCCGGCTACATGGCCTTGTGGCCCACGCTGGCCGCAGCCGCGATCATAGTTGCAGGCTTTACCGGCAGCCGCATTGGCGCGGACCGGTTGCTGAGCTGGCAGCCGCTGGTCAAGCTTGGCGACAGTTCCTACGCCCTGTACCTGTTCCACTGGCCCGTTCTGGTTGTCTATCTTGTGGCATCCGGCAACGAGCAGGCGGGGCTTGTCCCCGGGCTGCTGATTGTGTTGGGCTCCGTCGCCGCTGCCGCGATTGCCACGAAATACATCGACACGCCGATCCGGCGCAGCCCTTGGATTGAAGTGAAGCGGCGCAGGGCCCTGGGCGTGATTCTTGTGTGCGTCACGCTCGTCGCCGTGCCCCTGGCAGGCTGGCAGACCCAGGTCAAGAACGCGAATGAGGCTGCCATGACGCTGGCAGCTCAGAACAGCCCGGGGGCGGCTTCACTGCTGCCGGGGTATGTGGACGGCGCCGATCCCAGGGCGCCCCTGATGCCCACCCAGGCGTCCCTGCCTGATGACTGGCCGGTGTTCGTTGGCGGGAAGTGCCGCTCGGACGGCAAGGAACTGCTGAACATTTGCCGCAACAGCATCGAGGACGGCGACAAGCATGTGGTGGTCCTGGGCAGCTCCCACGCCCATGTACTGAACACGCCCATTCTTGACATGGCGGAGCGCAACCATTGGAGCGTCACGTCCATCACGAAGGGTTACTGCCCGCTTGGTGACGACCTTGAAACGGGCATCTCTGAGAGCTGCGCGGACTTCAACCGGGACACCATGGCCGAGGTCCTGGCGATGGCGCCAGACCTTGTGGTGACGACCAGCACCCGCACCAACGTGTTGTGGGAGGAGCCCGAGCTGCTTGACGATTCATGGCTCAATGCCATGGTTACACTTAACTCGGCCGGGATTGATGTAGTCGCCGTGCGGGACACCCCGAGGATTCCACAAAAGGTGCCCGAGTGCCTGGTGGAAACCCCAGGCAATTACCTTGCCTGTGGTGCCAAGCGCATCGACTTGTACAGTGAAGTCCCACCCACGGATGAGATCGCCTGGATGTTGCCCCGCACCACGTTCCTGGACTTCACCGACTACTTTTGCGATGACACCAACTGCCCGGCGGTCATCGGCAACGTCATTGTGTACAAGGATGACAACCACGTGACCCGCAGCTACATGAACACCCTCACACCCATGTTTGAACGCGAGTTTCAGGACGCCACCGGCTGGGACATGTTGCTGGCTCCCATGCGGTGA